Proteins from a single region of Macaca nemestrina isolate mMacNem1 chromosome 13, mMacNem.hap1, whole genome shotgun sequence:
- the LOC105490083 gene encoding MIT domain-containing protein 1 — translation MTASRKRSRPASLQLGLRWRRIPGIMAKSGLGQDPQSTAAATVLKRAVELDSESRYPQALVCYQEGIDLLLQVLKGTKDNTKRCNLREKISKYMDRAENIKQHLEQEKEDGKYHKQIKIEDNATGFSYESLFREYLNETVTEVWIEDPYIRHTHQLYNFLRFCELLIKRPCKVKTIHLLTSLDEGTEQVQQSRGLQEIEESLRSHGVLLEVRYSSSIHDREIRFNNGWMIKIGRGLDYFKKPQSRFSLGYCDFDLRPCHETTVDIFHKKHTKNI, via the exons ATGACCGCTTCCCGGAAGCGCAGCAGACCCGCTTCACTTCAGCTTGGGTTGAGGTGGAGGAGAATTCCCGGAATTATGGCGAAGTCCGGGCTGGGGCAGGATCCTCAGAGCACAGCTGCAGCCACTGTGCTCAAGCGGGCGGTAGAACTGGATTCGGAGTCGCGGTATCCGCAGGCTCTGGTGTGTTACCAAGAGGGAATTGATCTGCTCCTGCAGGTTCTGAAAG gtACCAAAGATAATACTAAGAGATGTAATCTCAGAGAAAAAATTTCCAAATACATGGACAGAGCGGAAAACATAAAGCAGCACTTGGAGCAAGAAAAAGAAG ATGGAAAATATCacaagcaaattaaaatagaagatAATGCAACGGGTTTCAGTTACGAGTCACTTTTTCGTGAATATCTTAATGAGACAGTTACAGAAGTTTGGATAGAAGATCCTTATATTAGACATACTCATCAG CTGTATAACTTTCTTCGATTTTGTGAGCTGCTTATTAAGAGGCCATGTAAAGTAAAAACTATTCACCTTCTCACCTCTCTGGATGAA GGCACTGAGCAAGTGCAGCAAAGTAGGGGCCTGCAAGAAATAGAAGAGTCACTCAGGAGCCATGGAGTGCTGCTGGAAGTGCGGTACTCTTCTTCAATACATGACCGAGAAATTAG GTTCAACAATGGATGGATGATTAAGATTGGAAGGGGACTTGATTATTTTAAGAAACCACAG aGTCGTTTTTCCCTTGgatattgtgattttgatttaagACCATGTCATGAAACAACAGTGGACATTTTTCAtaagaaacatacaaaaaatatatgA